From the Roseateles sp. XES5 genome, one window contains:
- a CDS encoding NnrU family protein — protein sequence MTLLIAGLVLFIVTHLLRPFAPGLRNAGIATLGKPAWMALHGIVSLASLVLIAYGFVDARANGGEMLYFPPTFMAHIALTLMMIASICLVAGFLPAGHIRTRLKFPVLVAIKIWALAHLLANGESYSVLLFVTILAWAVILRITLKKRIAAGETKLPVFVSAKYDLVAVVVGLALYAVIVLKLHEWVIGVAPLP from the coding sequence ATGACGTTGCTCATCGCCGGTCTCGTTCTCTTCATCGTCACGCATCTCCTGCGTCCCTTCGCGCCCGGACTGCGCAATGCGGGCATCGCCACGCTCGGCAAGCCGGCATGGATGGCGCTGCACGGCATCGTCTCGCTGGCAAGCCTCGTGCTCATCGCCTACGGTTTTGTCGATGCGCGGGCGAATGGCGGCGAGATGCTCTATTTCCCGCCGACCTTCATGGCGCATATCGCGCTGACGCTGATGATGATCGCCTCGATCTGTCTCGTCGCCGGTTTCCTGCCGGCCGGACACATCCGCACCAGGCTGAAGTTCCCCGTGCTCGTCGCCATCAAGATATGGGCGCTGGCCCACCTGCTCGCCAATGGCGAAAGCTACTCGGTGCTGCTCTTCGTCACGATCCTCGCCTGGGCGGTCATCCTGCGCATCACGCTGAAGAAGCGCATCGCGGCGGGTGAGACGAAACTGCCGGTCTTCGTGTCGGCAAAATACGATCTGGTCGCCGTCGTCGTCGGCCTCGCACTCTACGCCGTCATCGTTCTCAAGCTTCACGAATGGGTGATCGGCGTCGCGCCGCTGCCCTGA
- a CDS encoding alpha-glucosidase: protein MAKPRNKTDNWWRGAVIYQVYPRSFQDTTGDGMGDLRGITKRLGHIASLGVDAIWLSPFFKSPMADMGYDVSDYCDVDPMFGTLADFDVMLAEAHRLGIKVIIDQVISHTSDQHPWFVESRSSRKNSRADWYIWADPKPDGTAPNNWLSIFGGPGWEWDGVRKQYYMHNFLTSQPDLNFHNPDVQDALLKTVRFWLDRGVDGFRLDTVNFYFHDRKLRDNPPHDPNPDEIGLDAPDVNPYGMQTHRYDKTQPENIDFLKRFRVLLDEYEGRMTVGEVGDGARSLKTVAEYTSGGDKLNMCYTFDLLGPDFTADHVRRCVQGFQRAVTDGWVCWAFSNHDVNRHVSRFVRTSEERERVAKLAITLLSTLRGSICLYQGEELGLTEADLAFEDLRDPYGIRFWPAFKGRDGCRTPMPWQHGEAHAGFSTGKPWLPVPEDHARLAVDTQEKIAGSVLNHYRATLAFRREHETLHDGDMAFLHSNHDILAFTREKGGEKLLFVFNLTREKAEFVPAKSLKLGAPLPVPGFGAKLKDGSIELDGLDMACVRL, encoded by the coding sequence ATGGCAAAGCCCCGCAACAAGACCGACAACTGGTGGCGCGGCGCGGTCATCTACCAGGTCTATCCCCGCTCGTTCCAGGATACGACCGGCGACGGCATGGGGGATCTGAGGGGCATCACCAAGCGGCTCGGGCATATCGCCTCGCTCGGTGTCGATGCGATCTGGCTTTCGCCGTTCTTCAAGTCGCCGATGGCCGACATGGGGTATGACGTTTCGGATTATTGCGACGTCGATCCGATGTTCGGCACGCTCGCCGACTTCGACGTCATGCTGGCCGAGGCCCATCGCCTCGGCATCAAGGTGATCATCGATCAGGTGATTTCGCACACCTCCGACCAGCATCCCTGGTTCGTCGAAAGCCGTTCCAGCCGCAAGAACTCGCGGGCGGACTGGTATATCTGGGCCGATCCGAAGCCGGATGGCACGGCGCCCAACAACTGGCTGTCGATCTTCGGCGGGCCGGGCTGGGAATGGGACGGCGTGCGCAAGCAATATTACATGCACAACTTCCTGACCTCGCAGCCGGACCTCAATTTCCACAATCCGGATGTGCAGGACGCGCTTTTGAAGACGGTGCGTTTCTGGCTCGACCGGGGCGTCGACGGCTTCCGTCTCGATACGGTGAACTTCTACTTCCACGACCGGAAGCTGCGCGATAATCCGCCGCACGATCCGAACCCGGACGAGATCGGCCTCGATGCGCCGGACGTCAATCCCTATGGCATGCAGACGCATCGCTATGACAAGACGCAGCCGGAGAACATCGATTTCCTCAAGCGCTTCCGCGTGCTGCTCGACGAGTACGAGGGGCGCATGACCGTGGGCGAGGTGGGCGATGGCGCCCGCTCGCTGAAGACGGTCGCCGAATATACCAGCGGCGGCGACAAGCTGAACATGTGCTATACGTTCGACTTGCTCGGGCCGGATTTCACGGCCGACCATGTGCGCAGATGCGTGCAGGGTTTCCAGCGGGCGGTGACGGATGGCTGGGTCTGCTGGGCCTTCTCCAACCACGACGTCAACAGGCATGTCAGCCGCTTCGTCAGGACCTCGGAGGAGCGCGAGCGTGTCGCGAAACTCGCGATCACGCTCCTGTCGACCTTGCGCGGCTCGATCTGCCTCTATCAGGGCGAGGAACTCGGTCTCACCGAGGCCGACCTTGCCTTCGAGGATCTGCGCGATCCCTATGGCATCCGCTTCTGGCCGGCCTTCAAGGGCCGCGACGGGTGCCGCACGCCGATGCCCTGGCAGCATGGCGAGGCCCATGCCGGTTTCAGCACGGGAAAGCCCTGGCTGCCGGTTCCGGAGGATCACGCCCGGCTTGCCGTCGATACGCAGGAGAAGATCGCCGGCTCGGTGCTCAACCACTACCGCGCGACGCTCGCCTTCCGCAGGGAGCATGAGACGCTGCATGACGGCGACATGGCCTTCCTCCATTCCAACCACGACATCCTCGCCTTCACCCGCGAGAAGGGCGGCGAAAAGCTGCTCTTCGTCTTCAACCTGACGCGGGAAAAGGCCGAGTTCGTGCCGGCGAAATCGCTGAAGCTCGGCGCGCCGCTACCGGTGCCCGGTTTCGGCGCGAAGCTGAAGGACGGGTCGATCGAGCTCGACGGGCTGGATATGGCGTGCGTGCGTCTCTAG
- the ade gene encoding adenine deaminase: protein MTDLERFIDQGTGREPADIVLKGGQFFDLVTGELVASDIAICGGRIVGTCGSYIGRTEIDITGRIVVPGFIDTHLHIESSLVTPHEFDRCVLPYGVTTVICDPHEIANVLGTEGIQFFLDSALETIMDIRVQLSSCVPATHLETSGADLPIERLLPFRDHPKVIGLAEFMNFPGVIHKDPVCLAKLEAFQGAHIDGHAPLLSGNDLNGYLSAGIRTEHECTTAEEALEKIRKGMHILVREGSVSKDLHALMPILTERLSPFIALCTDDRNPLDIAEQGHLDYMIRTAIGHGRAPLAVYRAASISAAKAFGLRDRGLVAPGWRADLVVVDTLENCKAEMVFSAGRKVDAALFATRKPVEPVGLDSVKARPVNAAHFAVPVTDGETPVISVLPGKIITEHRRYRLPAKGNQTTVDLAQDIIKVAVIERHGKNGNHANGFVQGFGLKKGAIASTVGHDSHNICVVGVDEDDMALAANRLGEIKGGFVVVEDGTVTGEIALPVAGLMSLEPYEAVRDTLHHLRQAAFALGATLEEPFLQLAFLPLPVIPHLKISDRGMVDVDRFALME from the coding sequence ATGACCGACTTGGAACGCTTCATCGACCAGGGAACCGGCCGCGAGCCGGCCGATATCGTGCTGAAGGGCGGGCAGTTCTTCGATCTCGTGACGGGCGAGCTCGTTGCCTCCGACATCGCCATTTGCGGCGGGCGCATCGTCGGCACCTGCGGCAGCTATATCGGCCGCACGGAAATCGACATTACCGGCCGTATCGTCGTACCCGGTTTCATCGATACCCATCTCCACATCGAATCCTCGCTGGTGACGCCGCATGAATTCGACCGCTGCGTCCTGCCCTACGGCGTGACGACCGTCATCTGCGATCCGCACGAGATCGCCAACGTGCTCGGCACCGAAGGCATCCAGTTCTTCCTCGACAGCGCGCTGGAAACGATCATGGACATCCGCGTGCAGCTCTCGAGCTGCGTGCCGGCGACCCATCTCGAAACATCCGGCGCGGACCTGCCGATCGAGCGGCTCCTGCCCTTCCGCGATCATCCCAAGGTGATCGGCCTTGCCGAATTCATGAATTTTCCAGGGGTGATCCACAAGGATCCAGTCTGTCTCGCCAAGCTCGAAGCCTTCCAGGGCGCGCATATCGACGGCCATGCGCCGCTGCTCTCCGGCAACGATCTCAACGGGTATCTATCGGCCGGCATCCGCACCGAACACGAATGCACCACCGCCGAGGAGGCCCTGGAAAAGATCCGCAAGGGCATGCACATCCTCGTGCGCGAAGGCTCCGTCTCCAAGGACCTGCACGCGCTGATGCCCATTCTCACCGAACGACTCTCGCCCTTCATCGCGCTCTGCACCGACGACCGCAACCCGCTCGACATCGCCGAGCAGGGCCATCTCGACTACATGATCCGCACCGCCATCGGCCATGGCCGCGCGCCGCTCGCCGTCTATCGCGCCGCTTCGATTTCCGCGGCGAAGGCCTTTGGTCTTCGCGATCGCGGTCTCGTCGCACCGGGCTGGCGGGCCGACCTCGTCGTCGTCGACACGCTGGAGAACTGCAAGGCCGAGATGGTCTTCTCCGCCGGCCGCAAAGTCGACGCCGCGCTCTTTGCCACGCGCAAGCCGGTCGAACCCGTCGGCCTCGACAGCGTCAAGGCCCGCCCCGTCAATGCCGCCCATTTCGCCGTTCCGGTGACGGACGGCGAGACGCCGGTCATCAGCGTCCTGCCGGGCAAGATCATCACCGAGCATCGTCGCTACCGTCTGCCCGCGAAAGGCAATCAGACGACCGTCGATCTCGCGCAGGACATCATCAAGGTGGCCGTCATCGAACGCCACGGCAAGAACGGCAACCATGCCAACGGCTTCGTCCAGGGTTTCGGCTTGAAGAAGGGCGCCATCGCCTCGACGGTCGGCCATGACAGCCACAATATCTGCGTCGTCGGCGTCGACGAGGACGACATGGCGCTTGCCGCCAACCGTCTCGGCGAGATAAAGGGCGGCTTCGTCGTCGTGGAAGACGGCACGGTGACGGGCGAGATCGCCCTGCCCGTCGCCGGCCTGATGAGCCTTGAGCCCTACGAGGCCGTCCGCGACACGCTCCACCATCTGCGCCAGGCCGCCTTCGCCCTCGGCGCGACGCTGGAGGAACCCTTCCTCCAGCTCGCCTTCCTGCCGCTCCCCGTCATCCCGCACCTGAAGATTTCGGATCGCGGCATGGTGGATGTGGACCGGTTTGCACTGATGGAATGA
- the der gene encoding ribosome biogenesis GTPase Der, which yields MSFTVAIVGRPNVGKSTLFNRLVGKKLALVDDTPGVTRDRRPGDARLVDLRFRIVDTAGLEEAAPDTLQGRMRAQTEAAIDEADLSLFVVDAKMGLTPVDQALADMLRKKGKPVVLVANKSEARGSDGGFYDAFTLGLGEPTPISAEHGQGMLDLRDAIVAAIGEERAFPEDDEAVTDIDVRAELAEGAEEDEDFEPEYDETKPLRVAIVGRPNAGKSTLINRFLGEDRLLTGPEAGITRDSISVEWDWKGRTIKMFDTAGMRRKAKVQEKLEKLSVADGLRAIRFAETVVIVFDSTIPFEKQDLQIVDLVLREGRAAVLAFNKWDLIDDPQAVLADLREKTDRLLPQARGIRAVPVSGQTGRGLDKLMQAVIETDRTWNRRISTAKLNRWLDAQQTQHPPPAVSGRRLKLKYMTQVKARPPGFMISCTRPDALPESYIRYLTNGLRNDFNLPGVPIRIHFRAADNPFANKAKKKR from the coding sequence ATGAGCTTTACCGTCGCCATTGTCGGACGCCCCAATGTCGGCAAGTCCACCCTGTTCAACAGGCTCGTGGGCAAGAAGCTCGCGCTCGTCGACGACACGCCCGGCGTCACGCGTGACCGCCGCCCCGGCGATGCGCGCCTCGTCGACCTGCGCTTCCGCATCGTCGACACCGCCGGTCTCGAAGAGGCCGCGCCCGACACGCTGCAGGGCCGCATGCGCGCCCAGACGGAAGCCGCCATCGACGAGGCTGATCTCTCGCTCTTCGTGGTCGACGCCAAGATGGGCCTGACGCCCGTCGACCAGGCGCTTGCCGACATGCTGCGCAAGAAGGGCAAGCCCGTCGTGCTCGTCGCCAACAAGTCGGAAGCCCGCGGCTCCGACGGCGGCTTCTACGATGCCTTCACGCTCGGCCTCGGAGAACCGACGCCGATCTCGGCCGAACACGGCCAGGGCATGCTCGACCTGCGCGACGCCATCGTCGCCGCCATCGGCGAGGAACGCGCCTTCCCGGAAGACGACGAGGCTGTCACCGATATCGACGTGCGCGCGGAACTGGCCGAAGGCGCGGAAGAGGACGAGGATTTCGAGCCGGAATATGACGAGACGAAGCCGCTGCGCGTCGCCATCGTCGGCCGTCCCAATGCCGGCAAATCCACACTCATCAATCGCTTCCTCGGCGAGGACCGGCTGCTGACCGGCCCGGAAGCCGGCATCACGCGCGATTCCATCTCCGTCGAATGGGACTGGAAGGGCCGCACGATCAAGATGTTCGACACGGCCGGCATGCGCCGCAAGGCCAAGGTGCAGGAGAAGCTGGAAAAGCTCTCCGTCGCCGATGGCCTGCGCGCCATCCGCTTTGCCGAGACGGTCGTCATCGTCTTCGATTCCACCATTCCCTTCGAGAAGCAGGACCTGCAGATCGTCGACCTCGTGCTGCGCGAAGGGCGCGCCGCCGTGCTCGCCTTCAACAAGTGGGACCTGATCGACGACCCGCAGGCGGTGCTTGCGGACCTGCGCGAGAAGACCGACCGGCTGCTGCCGCAGGCGCGCGGCATTCGCGCCGTCCCGGTTTCCGGCCAGACGGGCCGCGGCCTCGACAAGCTGATGCAGGCCGTCATCGAAACGGACCGCACCTGGAACCGTCGCATCTCGACGGCCAAGCTGAACCGCTGGCTCGATGCGCAGCAGACCCAGCATCCGCCACCGGCCGTTTCCGGCCGTCGCCTGAAGCTGAAATACATGACGCAGGTGAAGGCCCGCCCGCCGGGCTTCATGATTTCCTGCACGCGTCCCGACGCGCTGCCGGAATCCTACATCCGCTACCTGACGAACGGCCTGCGCAACGACTTCAACCTGCCGGGCGTGCCGATCCGCATCCACTTCAGGGCGGCGGACAATCCGTTCGCGAACAAGGCGAAGAAGAAGCGCTAG
- a CDS encoding GNAT family N-acetyltransferase, with product MRPAVTLRIPEASEIAALAKLWFDGWQDAHAAVMPAALTRLRTQESFVERLPAMLAQTRVAGDPGAPLGFCTLKHDELDQLFVAPAARGTGLAAALVADAERRLAAQGVATGWLACAIGNHRSARFYEKCGWHLAGTVAHRLETTEGPFDLEIWRYEKELLPAS from the coding sequence ATGCGGCCGGCAGTCACCCTAAGGATACCCGAAGCGTCGGAGATCGCGGCGCTGGCAAAGCTCTGGTTCGACGGCTGGCAGGACGCGCATGCCGCGGTGATGCCGGCCGCGCTCACCCGGTTGCGTACGCAGGAAAGCTTCGTGGAGCGCCTGCCGGCCATGCTGGCGCAGACCCGTGTCGCCGGCGATCCCGGTGCCCCGCTCGGTTTCTGCACCCTCAAGCATGATGAGTTGGACCAGCTCTTCGTCGCGCCCGCGGCACGCGGCACGGGTCTTGCCGCCGCGCTGGTGGCGGATGCCGAGCGCCGGCTTGCGGCTCAAGGCGTGGCCACCGGATGGCTCGCCTGCGCGATCGGCAATCATCGCTCGGCGCGCTTCTATGAGAAATGCGGATGGCATCTTGCCGGGACGGTCGCGCACCGGCTGGAAACGACCGAGGGGCCGTTCGACCTTGAAATCTGGCGTTATGAAAAGGAACTCCTTCCCGCGTCATGA
- a CDS encoding tetratricopeptide repeat protein: protein MVHQDDSFIREVNEELRSDQMRLVWKRFGRVLIAGAVLVVLGTIGKVSYEYWRDGEASAAGDQFLAALNLAREGKKDEALAALTGLEKDGFGSYSVLARMRSASLLAETDGQAAVNAFTAISKDTSVPQALRDAARLRAAYVLVDTGTYDQVSAEAEQLATPQSALRHSAREVLGLSAYKHEDYARAKEWFDAIVNDSESPRTVANRAKMLLDLIAASGKLSS, encoded by the coding sequence ATGGTACATCAGGACGACAGCTTTATCCGCGAGGTGAACGAGGAACTGCGTTCCGACCAGATGCGCCTGGTCTGGAAGCGCTTCGGCCGTGTCCTCATCGCCGGCGCCGTTCTGGTCGTTCTCGGCACGATCGGCAAGGTGAGCTACGAATACTGGCGCGACGGCGAGGCTTCGGCCGCCGGCGACCAGTTCCTCGCCGCCCTGAACCTTGCCCGCGAAGGCAAGAAGGACGAGGCGCTTGCAGCGCTCACCGGCCTCGAGAAGGACGGCTTCGGCTCCTATTCCGTTCTGGCGCGCATGCGCTCGGCCTCGCTGCTCGCCGAAACGGACGGGCAGGCCGCCGTCAACGCCTTCACGGCGATCTCAAAGGATACGTCGGTGCCGCAGGCGCTGCGCGATGCCGCGCGCCTTCGCGCCGCCTATGTGCTTGTCGATACCGGCACCTACGATCAGGTGTCCGCCGAAGCCGAACAGCTTGCCACGCCGCAGAGCGCGCTGCGCCATTCGGCCCGCGAGGTTCTCGGTCTCTCCGCCTACAAGCACGAGGACTATGCGCGCGCCAAGGAATGGTTCGATGCCATCGTCAACGACAGCGAAAGCCCGCGCACCGTCGCCAACCGCGCGAAGATGCTGCTTGACCTGATTGCTGCAAGCGGCAAGCTGTCCTCCTGA
- a CDS encoding sugar kinase translates to MAGRLLAIGECMVELMQAEGGLMRKSFAGDTFNTAYYARQFLPADWSVEYLSAVGKDMISDEMLAFMEGHGIGTDHVARIDGRSPGLYMIHLKDGERSFSYWRSVSAAKLLARDGDRLRAAIEASDIIVFSGITLAILPAEDVETLLAELRRAKAAGKRVVFDPNIRPRLWDDADRMRATITEGARAATLVMPSLDDEVTHFGDAGLDETVARYRALGVDGLVVKDGAEGATLVFAENRDHVPSARVEKIVDTTSAGDSFNGGFLARLATDASPTQAARFAADVAAAVIQHHGALVAKDKLPNG, encoded by the coding sequence ATGGCGGGACGGCTGCTGGCAATCGGCGAATGCATGGTGGAACTGATGCAGGCCGAGGGCGGGCTGATGCGCAAGAGCTTTGCCGGCGATACGTTCAACACCGCCTATTACGCCCGTCAATTCTTGCCCGCGGACTGGAGCGTCGAGTATCTCTCGGCCGTCGGCAAGGACATGATCTCCGACGAAATGCTGGCCTTCATGGAAGGTCACGGCATCGGCACCGATCATGTCGCGCGCATCGACGGTCGTTCGCCGGGCCTTTACATGATCCATCTCAAGGACGGCGAACGCAGCTTCTCCTACTGGCGCTCGGTCTCCGCCGCAAAGCTGCTCGCCCGTGACGGCGACAGGCTGCGTGCCGCCATCGAGGCCTCCGACATCATCGTCTTCTCCGGCATCACGCTCGCCATTCTGCCCGCCGAAGATGTGGAAACGCTGCTGGCAGAGCTGCGCCGCGCCAAGGCCGCCGGCAAGCGCGTCGTCTTCGATCCCAATATCCGCCCCCGCCTGTGGGACGATGCCGACCGCATGCGCGCGACGATCACCGAGGGCGCACGCGCGGCGACGCTCGTCATGCCAAGCCTCGATGACGAGGTCACCCATTTCGGCGATGCCGGCCTGGACGAAACCGTCGCCCGCTATCGCGCCCTCGGCGTGGATGGACTGGTGGTGAAGGACGGTGCGGAGGGCGCGACGCTGGTCTTCGCTGAAAACCGCGATCATGTGCCATCCGCCAGGGTCGAAAAGATCGTCGATACGACCAGCGCCGGCGACAGCTTCAACGGCGGCTTCCTCGCCCGCCTCGCGACGGACGCCAGTCCCACGCAGGCCGCGCGCTTTGCCGCCGATGTCGCCGCCGCCGTCATCCAGCACCACGGTGCCCTGGTGGCAAAGGACAAGCTGCCGAACGGCTGA
- a CDS encoding AraC family transcriptional regulator: MNIAIRPKIGASARIVQYNRLRYANILINRPVLILVERGTKVLRTGDEEWVVPAGGCIALAQGETFDVINAAEGEAAYEARWIAFEPETVAAFAAGSGTGRPFPRAFTVDRPHRSFHDAFADCAQAIVEPDSIPAEIARHRLGELLLWLDLAGGRFALPRAAGFSDRVRDLISAEPHADWTSADLCRALAVSEATLRRKLSAENWSFQALLIDVRMSIAMQLLQSTALSILRIAEAVGYDSQSRFAARFRARFGFAPSAIRGHLRPGPGS, from the coding sequence ATGAACATCGCCATACGCCCCAAGATCGGCGCCTCGGCCCGCATCGTGCAGTACAACCGGCTGCGCTATGCCAATATCCTGATCAATCGCCCCGTCCTCATTCTCGTCGAACGCGGCACGAAGGTGCTGCGCACGGGCGACGAGGAATGGGTCGTGCCCGCAGGTGGCTGCATCGCGCTGGCGCAGGGCGAGACCTTCGACGTCATCAACGCCGCCGAGGGCGAAGCGGCCTACGAGGCGCGCTGGATCGCCTTCGAGCCGGAGACCGTCGCCGCCTTTGCCGCCGGTTCCGGCACCGGCCGTCCGTTTCCGCGCGCCTTCACCGTCGACCGCCCGCATCGCAGCTTTCACGACGCCTTTGCCGATTGCGCGCAGGCGATCGTCGAACCCGACAGTATCCCGGCCGAAATCGCCCGCCACCGGCTCGGCGAACTCCTGCTCTGGCTGGATCTAGCCGGCGGGCGCTTCGCGCTGCCGCGGGCTGCCGGCTTCAGCGACCGCGTGCGCGACCTGATTTCCGCCGAACCCCATGCGGACTGGACGAGCGCCGACCTTTGCAGGGCGCTTGCCGTCAGCGAGGCGACGCTGCGGCGCAAACTCTCGGCGGAAAACTGGTCGTTCCAGGCGCTGCTGATCGACGTGCGCATGTCCATCGCCATGCAGTTGCTGCAGTCGACGGCGCTTTCGATCCTGCGGATCGCCGAAGCGGTGGGTTATGATTCGCAGTCGCGCTTCGCGGCGCGGTTCCGCGCGCGCTTCGGCTTTGCGCCGAGCGCGATCCGCGGGCACCTCCGGCCCGGCCCCGGGTCTTAG
- a CDS encoding aldose 1-epimerase family protein, which yields MPTITRIANDFLSVDVSSLGAEMQAATTRDGANWLWNGDAAFWTGRSPVLFPIVGKAPDDTLLVDGRPHTMAQHGFARRREFSLETASETACRYGLETSDETRALYPFAFRLTVDHSLDGPALTVAATVENRGEPPMPFGLGFHPAFLWPLPGAEGRPHTILLDNGAEPLRQPLENGLLSQRRDPSPFAGGRLTLDHGLFADDALVFPENAGSGLTYAAEGGPALTFRFENLPNLALWTKPGAPFLCVEPWHGTAAEYRGARELKDRPYTTTLGTGEQARFAFTVTFPT from the coding sequence ATGCCGACCATCACCCGCATCGCGAACGATTTTCTTTCCGTCGACGTCTCCTCCCTCGGCGCCGAAATGCAGGCGGCCACGACGCGCGACGGGGCGAACTGGCTGTGGAATGGCGACGCCGCCTTCTGGACCGGGCGGTCTCCCGTGCTGTTCCCCATCGTCGGCAAGGCGCCGGACGACACGCTGCTTGTCGACGGCAGGCCCCACACGATGGCGCAGCACGGCTTTGCCCGCCGCCGGGAGTTCTCGCTGGAAACGGCGAGCGAAACCGCCTGCCGCTATGGGCTGGAAACCTCGGACGAGACCCGCGCCCTCTACCCCTTCGCGTTCCGGCTGACCGTGGACCATAGCCTTGACGGCCCCGCGCTCACCGTCGCCGCCACGGTGGAAAACCGGGGCGAGCCGCCCATGCCCTTCGGTCTCGGCTTCCACCCTGCCTTCCTTTGGCCCCTGCCCGGCGCCGAAGGCCGGCCGCACACGATCCTGCTCGACAATGGCGCAGAGCCGTTGCGCCAGCCGCTGGAAAACGGCCTGCTCTCGCAGCGCCGCGACCCCTCGCCCTTCGCCGGCGGCCGGCTCACTCTCGACCACGGCCTCTTCGCCGACGACGCCCTGGTTTTCCCTGAGAATGCAGGCAGTGGCCTCACCTACGCGGCCGAGGGCGGGCCGGCGCTGACCTTCCGTTTCGAGAACCTGCCGAACCTCGCACTCTGGACGAAACCCGGCGCACCCTTCCTTTGCGTGGAACCCTGGCATGGCACGGCGGCGGAATATCGCGGCGCGCGCGAACTGAAGGACCGGCCCTACACGACGACGCTCGGCACGGGCGAGCAGGCACGTTTCGCCTTCACCGTGACCTTCCCGACCTGA
- a CDS encoding Ldh family oxidoreductase, which produces MTDAVTLSPTEALDLARAALMRVGMAEPAADALARATVDAEMAGKRTVGFLHLTDYLRSLVDGRIVGRAEPLITSPVPAIMKCDAMGGIAQHGFSIAHEELVSKAKTFGIAVFTSHNSYTTGELGWYAARLAEEGLVALAATNGPALLAGAGSRQPVYCTNPLAFAAPLEDGRFLLVDQASSATAYVNIREAAARGEAIPDSWALDQDGEPTTDPFAAMQGALLAFGGQRGANIALMVEVLAAGLTGANWSLDAPDFQAGDTSPGAGLFVLALSPQLLAEDFPSRFAAQAARLSRDYGVHIPGLDRAERQRAAESTGLVLPRQLFDSISSFRRS; this is translated from the coding sequence ATGACCGATGCCGTCACCCTTTCCCCCACGGAAGCCCTCGACCTTGCCCGCGCCGCGTTGATGCGCGTCGGCATGGCCGAACCGGCCGCCGATGCGCTCGCCCGCGCGACCGTCGATGCCGAGATGGCCGGCAAGCGGACAGTCGGTTTCCTGCATCTGACGGATTACCTGCGCAGCCTCGTGGATGGCCGGATCGTCGGGCGCGCCGAACCGCTGATCACCTCGCCCGTGCCGGCCATCATGAAATGCGACGCGATGGGCGGCATCGCCCAGCACGGCTTTTCCATCGCCCATGAGGAACTGGTGTCCAAGGCGAAGACCTTCGGCATCGCGGTCTTCACCTCGCATAACAGCTACACGACCGGTGAACTCGGCTGGTATGCCGCCCGCCTTGCTGAAGAGGGACTGGTGGCGCTGGCCGCGACCAATGGCCCGGCCCTGCTGGCCGGCGCCGGCAGCCGCCAGCCCGTCTACTGTACCAATCCGCTCGCCTTCGCCGCGCCCCTCGAAGACGGCCGTTTCCTGCTCGTCGATCAGGCGTCCAGCGCCACGGCCTATGTCAACATCCGCGAGGCGGCCGCCCGCGGTGAAGCGATCCCCGACAGTTGGGCGCTCGATCAGGACGGCGAGCCGACGACCGATCCCTTCGCCGCCATGCAGGGGGCGCTGCTCGCCTTCGGCGGCCAGCGCGGCGCGAATATCGCGCTGATGGTGGAAGTGCTCGCCGCTGGCCTGACGGGCGCCAACTGGTCGCTCGACGCGCCGGATTTCCAGGCTGGCGATACTTCGCCGGGCGCCGGCCTCTTCGTGCTCGCGCTTTCACCGCAGCTCCTTGCCGAAGATTTCCCCTCCCGCTTTGCCGCGCAGGCCGCGCGCCTTTCCCGTGACTACGGGGTGCACATCCCCGGCCTCGACCGCGCGGAGCGGCAACGCGCGGCGGAAAGCACCGGCCTCGTCTTGCCGCGGCAACTCTTTGACAGTATTTCCTCTTTCCGGCGAAGTTAA
- a CDS encoding YbhB/YbcL family Raf kinase inhibitor-like protein, which produces MTNTITKAALAAALCLCPLTSRAADFTVSSEAFASGTVQPAQFADIMGCTGKNVSPDIHWSNAPAGTKSFVVTIYDKDAPTGSGWWHWVVVDLPADATGLAAGAGNGKAALPKGARMTPTDMGAPGFLGACPPEGPEHDYTITVKALGIDTLPVPDTATPAMVGFVSTMNALATATVSAKGKR; this is translated from the coding sequence ATGACAAACACGATCACCAAGGCGGCGCTCGCCGCCGCGCTCTGCCTTTGCCCGCTGACAAGCCGCGCGGCCGATTTCACCGTCAGCAGCGAGGCCTTTGCCTCCGGCACCGTGCAGCCGGCACAATTTGCCGACATCATGGGCTGCACCGGCAAAAACGTCTCGCCTGACATTCATTGGTCGAATGCCCCCGCCGGCACCAAGAGCTTCGTGGTGACGATCTACGACAAGGATGCGCCGACCGGATCCGGCTGGTGGCACTGGGTCGTGGTGGACCTTCCCGCCGATGCCACCGGGCTTGCAGCGGGCGCAGGCAACGGCAAGGCGGCCCTGCCGAAGGGCGCGCGCATGACGCCGACGGACATGGGCGCGCCCGGCTTCCTCGGCGCCTGCCCGCCGGAGGGGCCGGAACACGACTACACGATCACCGTGAAGGCGCTCGGCATCGACACGCTTCCGGTGCCCGACACGGCGACGCCGGCCATGGTCGGCTTCGTCAGCACCATGAACGCGCTGGCCACGGCGACCGTCTCGGCCAAGGGAAAACGCTGA